In Methanothermobacter tenebrarum, the sequence TGCTATAAGATTAATCGATGGGAAAGCATTCAGTTGCATCACCTGTGGCGCATGCGCTGATGCATGCCCAAATAAGGCAATACAACAAAACAAGTATGGTGGATTCGTCATCGACAGGGCAAAATGTAACCTCTGCGGCATCTGCGAATACACATGCCCGGTTAACAGTATAAAAATAGAAGACAATATCGTGAAGGGGATATGCGCCAGATGCGGATTATGCGAGGAAGCTTGTCCTGTTAACGCGCGCATAGACGCATTCGACCTCATAGAAGAACGCCAATTAAAATTCCTCGAAGCCCTAGATTTTGCTGTTAAAATACCCAAAAGGCGAAAGCCCTTAAAAAAGGAGGTTAAAAGGACAAATGTGATAACAGACCCTGAAAAATGCACCAAATGTAGAAGATGCCAATATTATTGTCCCACAGGAGCCATAATCGTAGATTTGGAAGAAGGCTTTTGCAGCGAATGCAGGGTATGCGAGGATGTTTGCCCGGTTGGGGCTATAAAAGACACAACCATAGACCCTGAAAAGTGTACATTATGCCTCAAATGCATGGAAGAATGCCCAAACAATGCAATCTATACTGATGATTTCACCGTCCAGATAAGAAAACCCGAAAAAGAACTAGAAGGGGTCATAGTTTCCTGTTTGAACTGTGGCTTATGTACAAGTGTATGTGAAACCGGCGCCCTTAAAATGGTAGATGGTAAAATACGCTATGATCCCTCATTATGTGAAGAATGCGAAGAAAAACCATGCCTAGATGTTTGCCCAGTAGGCACACTCAGACTCGGACCTGATGGAAGACTAAAAGGATACTGCGTATCTTGTGGAAAATGTGTAGAATCCTGTGACATTTACGAGGCACGCAGCTTCCAAGAAGTCAAATGGGATGGTACGGTCTCTGAGGATTGTATATCCTGCGGAACCTGTGCAGAGGTCTGTCCAAAGGATGCAATAACCCTCAAGAAGGGTTCCATCGAAGTCGATTTCGATAAATGCATATTATGCGAAAAATGTGGGATACATTGCCCAACAGACGCCATACCAAAGACCACAATGCGCAAAAAGTCAATAAAGGATGGATTCACCCTAATAGACGACAGATTATGTATAAAGTGTGGTCTCTGCATTGAAACATGCCCAGAGGATGC encodes:
- a CDS encoding 4Fe-4S binding protein, producing MFITTAKCEGIGECIKACPTDAIRLIDGKAFSCITCGACADACPNKAIQQNKYGGFVIDRAKCNLCGICEYTCPVNSIKIEDNIVKGICARCGLCEEACPVNARIDAFDLIEERQLKFLEALDFAVKIPKRRKPLKKEVKRTNVITDPEKCTKCRRCQYYCPTGAIIVDLEEGFCSECRVCEDVCPVGAIKDTTIDPEKCTLCLKCMEECPNNAIYTDDFTVQIRKPEKELEGVIVSCLNCGLCTSVCETGALKMVDGKIRYDPSLCEECEEKPCLDVCPVGTLRLGPDGRLKGYCVSCGKCVESCDIYEARSFQEVKWDGTVSEDCISCGTCAEVCPKDAITLKKGSIEVDFDKCILCEKCGIHCPTDAIPKTTMRKKSIKDGFTLIDDRLCIKCGLCIETCPEDAITKTPENIMVVDEDKCVYCGACNNICPAKAILSEREFSLSK